DNA sequence from the Candidatus Fluviicola riflensis genome:
TCGAAAGTGCTGGTAATCTGATGGTTGCTTCGATTGCCAATAACGGTAAAATTATCTCTTGCGGAAACGGAGGTTCGATGTGCGATGCCATGCATTTTGCCGAGGAACTAACAGGACGTTACAGAAATGACCGGCCGGGAATCGCGGCATTGAGTATTTCTGATCCTTCTCATCTTTCATGCGTGGCAAACGATTACGGCTACGATTTTGTTTTTTCTCGTTTCATCGAATCTGTGGGGCAACCCGGTGATGTGTTATTGGGAATTTCAACTTCCGGGAATTCAAAAAACGTGATCAACGCCATTGAAGCAGCCCGTAAAAAAGGAATGAAGGTGGTGGGACTTACCGGAAAAGACGGCGGAAAAATGGCAAATATGTGTGATGTTGAAATTCGCGCTCCTCACAGTGAATATGCTGATCGTGCCCAGGAAATCCACATCAAAGTCATTCACTCGCTGATCGGCCATATTGAAGCAGCACTTCGTTAAATAAAAACACCCAAAACATACTATGAGTTCTATTGCACATCTTTTTGAATCGGGAGAACAATCGCGTCAGAAAGGACATTTTTTAAATTTAGTAATGCTCGCCCGTGTCGACGGTATTATTTCTTACCAGGAAAATCAATTGTTGAAACGTGTGGCACAACGCCTGTCTCTTACAGAGGAACAGGTGCAGGAAATCATTGATAATCCGCAGGATTACCCGATGATTCCACCAGCGACACGTGAAGAAAGGTACGAGCGTTTTATTCAGCTGATCCAGGTGTTGGTTGCTGATGGTGTTTCAGATCTCAAAGAAGAGCAAATGGTTAAACGTCTGGGAGTTGAGTTGGGTTTTACACCTAAACGGATCGATGAGAAATTCCCGATTATTATTGAGCACCTGCGCAAAGGAATGACGCGCGAAAGTGTTTTGGAAGCGGTTATATAGTGGACTCGGGGCGCATCCCGAGCCTATGGCATCAATACTTTTTCTTCTTCAAATGATCATCCAATCGTTTGGTAATGATCTGGAACAGCAGTTTGCTTTCTTTCTCGTCGAGTTTTCGTCCGAACCGAATAGTTTTCCCCATATAATCAAATTCAAGACGCTCACCGCCTCTGATCCAGGGCGAATTTTCCCATGCAGCCTGCAATGAATTTGATTTCGGAACACAAACGCGTACTTTGCTGATGTTCTCGATGTAAAATTCTTTTGCTTTTCCGTAACCTTTGATCGAATTTTTGATCGTCAGTGAAATCTTATCGATCCGGAGCATTTCCTTGCCAAACATCAGCCAGAAAAACGACCGGCCAACGCGCAGGAAATAATAAAACCAAAACACCATGAAAACGATCATAACCAGGTGGAGTTCGCGTTTCATCGGATAGTATGTCCACGCCCAAATCAGTGTTCCACCAATAACTACCCACATGCAAAACCAGGCTCCGATGAGCGATTTCACAATTCCTGGGTTTTCAGGAATGATCACAAATGTTGTTTTGTGTTCCTGATCTATATAACTGATGCGGTTACCAATCCATTTCATACTGCAAATATACTAACCTCAGCCTGATTTTCAGGGTAGCAGGAAAATTCACAAGAACTACTTTTTTACTCCCAAAGATGCTTAGATTTTTAGCTCGGCTACCGCACTCGCTTATAGTCGTATACGTGATGCCGAACATTTAATAGCGCTGCTGTTAGGAGCGCTAAAATCTGCATCTGTGGGAACGTAGATTGTGTAGGATAGTTGGTACTATTGTACAAAAAAAACAGCCGATCCATATATGAACCGGCTGTTTTCAGTAGTATGTTTGAATGAATTATTCTACGATCAATCGACGTTGGAATACTTCGTTATCTAATGTCAATTCAACAATGTAAACACCGGCAACAAATTGTGATGTATTCATCGCGATGGTAGCTGCACCGCTCATAGAACCGTAGTTTCTTGCTGCCATTTCTTTACCTGAAAGGTCTAAGACACGCAAGTTTACAGTCGATTCTTTTTTCAGGTTTACCTCAACAGTTGCCATTTCATGAGCAGGGTTCGGGTAAACTTGTAGAGTCGCATCCAATTGGTTGTACTCATCAACAGAAATTGTGAAGTCAGGACCGCTTACAAAACCATTATCAACTGCTTCTGTTATCGTTGCTTTCCCGGCATTGTCAATACGTCCGTTTGGTGCGATCAACAAACCAATGATGTGAATTTCGTTTTCATCCCATGTTGAAGGAATAGAGAACGATCCGTTTATGGTGTGCGTTTCACCTGCATTTACCGTAGCGGGGAAACTGTTGGCATAACCTCCAAAAGACGGTTCGATAGCGCGGGCAACATGATCATAAACCATTTGCGCGGCCGGAACCGGATTGCCCAATGATTCATATCCACCCATAACTCCACTACCGCCGCCTGCGTAAGCATTGCTTTGTGACCAGCCTGAACCTGAGCCCGTAACATCGTCTTCGGTCAATACGATTGCCAGTTTATAGCCATTGTTTGCCGCAACCTGAAAGTCGGCTGACACAGATACGTGTAACGCACGTGTTGGCGCATCCCAAATAGCTCCGTTGGTAATAAATGCTGTTGGAGCAACCAAAATTCGAGTCAAAAATTCATTTTCCATAACCGACGGATCAGCATCTGCACCACGGTCAACCAATGAACTCGGGTAACCAGCGATCAAAGGTCCGATAGCGGCATCGTATTCTGTAACCACCATAGGGTCGGCGTTGTGAACCGCAATTCCAGCCCAGTGGCTTGGGTATTTGGTTTCCATCATGTCCATGAAAACAGCACCACGTGGGCACCATTGGCACCATGTTCCTGTAGCTTCTTCACCTACAACCATTTTACCGACCGCAGGAATAATCGGATCAATCGAAATGGATCCTTCATCATCTCCTGCATCGCCATCAGAGGCAT
Encoded proteins:
- a CDS encoding phosphoheptose isomerase: MKQIADQFEEALGILQKFNNEANYKLIESAGNLMVASIANNGKIISCGNGGSMCDAMHFAEELTGRYRNDRPGIAALSISDPSHLSCVANDYGYDFVFSRFIESVGQPGDVLLGISTSGNSKNVINAIEAARKKGMKVVGLTGKDGGKMANMCDVEIRAPHSEYADRAQEIHIKVIHSLIGHIEAALR